The genomic region CGTCTTCATCAGCCATAGACATGTAAATGTCATTGATACGTGCTTCTGTTGTGAAAAGCTCATCAAAAGCTGTACGTAAGACATCACGTACTGTCATCCCTGCTTCAAGTACAGTATGTTGGTCCAAGTAACCTGCAGTGACATATTTTGACCACTCAACTTTTCCTTCATCAGGTTGCAAATGTCCAGTTACGATACTCATGAAAGTTGATTTTCCTTCACCGTTTGCCCCGACAAGACCGATATGTTCACCTTTCAACAGACGGAAAGACACATCCTCAAAAATCGTACGCTCACCAAAGCCATGACTTAAATGTTTAACTTCTAAAATACTCATCTCTTATATTCTTTCGTTTATTTTCTTTTTGAAAATAGCTGCGCAAACAGCCTATTTATAATAATCTTTTCAATTATAGCATGATTTTGATAGCTAAAGCAATGACTTTATTCGTTGAAAACGCAAACTAAAAAGCCTTTATAAAAGGCTTTTGTGATTTATTCAGAAATCGCTTTAGTATGACTTTTTTCTGGAATGAAGAATTGTTTTAAGATTGGGTATAAAATTGGTACAGAGATGATTGTGACGAGCGCTGAACCAAATGTTCCACCGATTTTAACCAAAGCTGTCAAAAAAGCTACTTGCAAATGAAGACCACCCACAAGACTATTAATCAAAGTATATTTCACAAGATTACTAATGATTTTTGTAATGGCAGCTACGACCCCAACAATGATCACATTGCGTGTTTTGGTATCAGAATGCAAAAGTTTTTCAAAAACAAAATGAAGAACTAAACAAACAATTAATGATTCTAAAATCGTAATCCAAACTTCCGCAGCATAGCCATTAAGCACATCGAACAAGCCTAGCCCGATAGATGCAACAAGTGCTGCAATTCTTGAACCAAATAGTAGAACCGCTATTACAACCAAGGCATTACCAAAATGAACAAACTGAGCACCCAGCGGAATACGTAAAAACTGAACACTGATAAAGATTAATGCTGAATAAAAACTAAGTTCAACCAGTTGACGTGTGGTAAGATTTTTCATGCTTTTTCCTCCATTAATTGTTTGAATTGTAAAGCTAAGTCAGCCAGATAAGGCTCGTACGATAGGCCGAATCGCAAATCTCGATTTAATGACAAAGTCCTTTGTAAGGTCTTATCGATAAAGTTTAGAGCAACTTTGGCAACATCATCTAGACTTAAGTCGTGAAAATAACCAGCCCCAAGAACTGCCGTTACTAAATCCCCTGTTCCAAAGAAATGATATGGATAGGCTTTCGAAAAATGATAAGTGATTTCTCCACTCTTGCTATCATAATGCGCTAATCCAACATTATCATCTTCAAAAGAAACTCCGGTTAAGATAATGTGTTTATTATGAAGATGGGATAAACGCTCACAGAGTTGCTCAATATCAGTTTTATCATAAGTTTCACCAAGATAAGGATAATCAGCCAAAAGGCAAGCTTCTGTTAAATTCGGCATAATCACATCAGACTTTGTACAAAACTCACGCATGGCTTTGACAAAATCTTGCTCGTATCCAGCATACAGACGACCATTATCAGCCATAATAGGATCAACAAAGCGTGGTAAATTATGCTCACTAGCAAATTTAGCTAAATCTTCTAATTGTATTTGATTCTTAAAATATCCTGTAATCAAACCATGACATGGAAAATCAAGCGTCTCCCATTGCTTGATAAAGCCTTGTGTTGCTTGAGTTAAATCTGTAATAGCAATCTTATCAAATCCCCCCGTATGAGATGATAGCAAGACTGTCGGCATAGGAATAACTTCGATTTGACAATTTGATAAAACGGGCAAAGCGCTTGATAATGCCACTTTTCCAACCCCAACAACATCGTTGGCAACAATCACAGAACGTGTAATTTGATTCATCATAAATGACTTTCTAATCTCGCATCAAAACCAGATTCAATAACTCGAAAAGGTTTTAAATTAAGAGTTTAGAAATATTGTAAGAAAATTCAATTTATTATACAATAGGAATCATAAGAAACTGTATGGGGACAGATTATGACTAGTAAATATCAAGAAATCATAACAACTATCATCGACCAGATTGAAAATGGTAAATTGCAAAAAGGTGAACGTATTCCATCCATTCGCCGTCTAAGCCAAAAATTTCACTGCAGTAAAGACACCGTTCAACGGGCTTTGCTAGAATTAAAGTTTAAAAACTACATTTATGCTGTTGAAAAAAGTGGTTATTTTGTCCTTGAAGGAAAAAGCCAAAAGGAAACACCGCTGAATCTCAGTTTATCTGACTATAACAACATGGCTTATGAAGACTTTACAACGTGCTTAACAGAAACCCTTGTGAATCGTGAGAACTACCTCTTTAACTACTACTATCAGCAAGAAGGACTACAAGAATTAATCGATTCCTTGCAAAATTATCTTGAAAAGAGCGCCATTTACGCCAAAAAAGAAGATATTTTGGTTACTTCAGGGACCCAACAAGCCCTTTACATCCTTTCGCAGGTGCCTTTTCCAAATCACAAGAAGACGATTCTTTTGGAACAGCCTACCTACCATCGAATGAATGATTTGGTTGCTTCTCTAAAGCTGCCTTATCAGACCATTGAACGTGATTTTGAAGGCATTGATTTAGCAAGATTAGAAGAATTGTTTAAGACTGGGGATATCAAGTTTTTCTATTCTATTTCACGCTTTTCAAATCCCCTTGGTTTATCGTATTCGACCAGTGAAAAGCAGAAAATTGTTAAATTGGCTGAATGTTATGATGTCTACATCATCGAGGATGATTACATGGGAGATTTTGCAAAATCTACGGATTTGCCTCTCCATTATTACGACACTTCTGGTCACGTTATTTACCTTAAATCCTTTTCAATGACTATTTTTCCTGCTTTGCGTTTGGGGACCATTATCTTGCCACCAGTTTTAACCAAAGCTTTTCTTGACCATAAAAAAATGATTGACTACGACACCAACCTTATCATGCAAAAAGCGCTATCGCTTTATCTGGATAGTGGTTTGTTTGAAAAAAATCTAAATTACCTCAAGCAAGTTTTCCAAAAACAGAGCCAGAAAATTGATACCGTTCTTGCTGACTTTCCAAGGATTCAGCATTTCAGCAGCTCTCTTCAAGGATTGGTAGTTGAACTTCCTGAGGACCAACACTTAGGTGACCTAAAATTCACTGATAAAATCAACTATCTGGAGGATAACTACCTTTCTTTGACAGAAAAACGATTCATTAAGCTTTCAAATAATCAGGATGTTTTCAGTATTTTAACAATGATAAGTGAGCGATAAAATAAAAAGCCAGAGAAACAGAATCTCTGGCTTTTTATATCATTAATAGGAAAATTAATAATCAGGACGCAAAACACCTTTGACGGTTTCTTTTGTTGCTTCCACATCTCCATCGATAACAACATCGATGATTCGTTTAGCATCTTCTGGTGGACAGCAAACCAAAGGCAAACGTAATGGTCCAGTTTCAAATCCAAGATAATTAAGCACGGCTTTAACCGGTGCTGGACTTGGATATGAGAATAAAGCATTAACTTTTGGAATGAATTGACGTTGGATAGCTGCAGCTTTCTTGATATCGCTGTTTTCGATAGCTGTTAGCATTTCGTGCATTTCATCACCGTTAACATGAGAAGCAACAGAAATTACCCCATCAGCACCTAAATTCATAGCGTGGAAAGCATCGCCATCTTCACCAGTATAAATCAAGAAATTATCTGGTTTGTGTTCGATAAGATAAGCCATGTTAGCAAGACTCGTACATTCTTTAACACCGATGATATTTGGGTGCTCTGCCAAACGTAACATTGTTTCTGGCGTCATTTCAACAACAACGCGTCCAGGTATGTTGTAAATAATGATTGGAAGGTCACTAGCATCAGCAATAGCTTTAAAGTGTTGATACATGCCTTCTTGTGATGGTTTGTTGTAGTATGGAACGATGGCAAGACCAGCAGCGAAACCACCAAATGCAGCAACTTCACACGCAAATTCGATAGAATCGCGGGTATCATTGGTACCAACACCAGCAATTAATGGCACACGACCTTTAACAATCTTTTGCACTGCAGCAAAAAGTTCCAATTCTTCATCGTGTGTTAATGTTGGACTTTCAGCAGTTGTTCCAGCAAGCAAAAGAGCGTCTGTGTGATGTGCAAGCAAATGTTCAATTAATTTTGGTAGCGCATCAAAGTTAATTGAACCGTCTTCGTTAAATGGAGTAATCATTGCGGTGATGATTTTAACATCTCTTAAAT from Streptococcus lutetiensis harbors:
- a CDS encoding ECF transporter S component, yielding MKNLTTRQLVELSFYSALIFISVQFLRIPLGAQFVHFGNALVVIAVLLFGSRIAALVASIGLGLFDVLNGYAAEVWITILESLIVCLVLHFVFEKLLHSDTKTRNVIIVGVVAAITKIISNLVKYTLINSLVGGLHLQVAFLTALVKIGGTFGSALVTIISVPILYPILKQFFIPEKSHTKAISE
- a CDS encoding pyridoxamine kinase, whose protein sequence is MNQITRSVIVANDVVGVGKVALSSALPVLSNCQIEVIPMPTVLLSSHTGGFDKIAITDLTQATQGFIKQWETLDFPCHGLITGYFKNQIQLEDLAKFASEHNLPRFVDPIMADNGRLYAGYEQDFVKAMREFCTKSDVIMPNLTEACLLADYPYLGETYDKTDIEQLCERLSHLHNKHIILTGVSFEDDNVGLAHYDSKSGEITYHFSKAYPYHFFGTGDLVTAVLGAGYFHDLSLDDVAKVALNFIDKTLQRTLSLNRDLRFGLSYEPYLADLALQFKQLMEEKA
- a CDS encoding aminotransferase-like domain-containing protein, with the translated sequence MTSKYQEIITTIIDQIENGKLQKGERIPSIRRLSQKFHCSKDTVQRALLELKFKNYIYAVEKSGYFVLEGKSQKETPLNLSLSDYNNMAYEDFTTCLTETLVNRENYLFNYYYQQEGLQELIDSLQNYLEKSAIYAKKEDILVTSGTQQALYILSQVPFPNHKKTILLEQPTYHRMNDLVASLKLPYQTIERDFEGIDLARLEELFKTGDIKFFYSISRFSNPLGLSYSTSEKQKIVKLAECYDVYIIEDDYMGDFAKSTDLPLHYYDTSGHVIYLKSFSMTIFPALRLGTIILPPVLTKAFLDHKKMIDYDTNLIMQKALSLYLDSGLFEKNLNYLKQVFQKQSQKIDTVLADFPRIQHFSSSLQGLVVELPEDQHLGDLKFTDKINYLEDNYLSLTEKRFIKLSNNQDVFSILTMISER
- the dapA gene encoding 4-hydroxy-tetrahydrodipicolinate synthase translates to MSIEDLRDVKIITAMITPFNEDGSINFDALPKLIEHLLAHHTDALLLAGTTAESPTLTHDEELELFAAVQKIVKGRVPLIAGVGTNDTRDSIEFACEVAAFGGFAAGLAIVPYYNKPSQEGMYQHFKAIADASDLPIIIYNIPGRVVVEMTPETMLRLAEHPNIIGVKECTSLANMAYLIEHKPDNFLIYTGEDGDAFHAMNLGADGVISVASHVNGDEMHEMLTAIENSDIKKAAAIQRQFIPKVNALFSYPSPAPVKAVLNYLGFETGPLRLPLVCCPPEDAKRIIDVVIDGDVEATKETVKGVLRPDY